The sequence GCAAGGGAATTGCACAAATATGCCTTGGGTTTGATGGTAATTTTCTTACTATTTGCCATCACCTTTGCTCTCGCTTTTGTGCGCTTCGATCAACACGAAAAATTTGCTGAGTACCAGTTATATCTGAAGTGGTTGACAATTGAGCGCAAACTACAAAAACCTTTTGGTAAATAACCAAAGTTGCATGTATCTAGCACACTTTCAGTAATGTCTGAAAATTTCCTGGTGATATTCTGGGAAATTTTCACCGTTTTTTCGGGGCTTGGGGGAATGGAGAGATAAGGGCGTAATCTCAATTTACAAAAAATCAAGGTTTAAAGCCTCGCCCCTGGTGGGCGAAAAAATCTTTGTCTTGAAAAGTTCAGAGCGCCGGAAGCCGGCGCTCCGACTTTTCGCTGTATCCCAAGGTAGGCTTCGCCGTGAGCGTCAGTTGAATCATGACAACCGAATCAAGCATAACTACATCTCAAAAACTGCACAAATATGTTTTATTGATCTTAGTAGTTCCCATACTATTTGCGCTCACATTTCCTATCACTTGTGTGCGAGTTAGTAAAGATAAAAAGTTTGCCAATTTTCAATTTCATCTGAAATCTTTGACCATTGAAGGTGCGCCACAAAAACCTTCTGGTCAATAGTTGAGTTTTCATCCCGAAAGGTCGTCACAGTTATTTTTTAACCCACGACTATCTCTAGGAAACGGGTGCATCTGTTTCTACGTATTCGTGTGTATCTGCCTTTTTTTGCAAGTCGAAGGAACTTATAAACGCCATGGTTTTTTGACATTACGGCTATAGGCGATCGCCCCGTGAATGTTTTTGCTGGCGAAGGTAACAACCTGATTAACACTGGATCAGGTAGTGACGTCATCTATGCCGGCTCAGGTCGAAACTATATCTATGCTGGCGATGGTAACAACAGCATTTTTACAGGTACTGGTGTTAATAACATCCTTACAGGTAAAGGCAATGACCTAATCTATGTTGGAGGTAGTAACAACACCATCTATAGCGGTGCAGGAAACGACACTTTATATGCTACGGGTGGAAACAACCTGATTAATGCAGGTATAGGTGATGATACGGTTTTCATTGGTGGTGGTAAAAACAGAATCATTCTAGAAGCTGGAGAAGGTGCTGCTACTATCTTTGGGTTTGATGTCAAAAGCGATAAGCTGCGTTTAGGAGAAAGCTTACATTGTTGGGTATATAGATAGCGATCGCACTCTCAATGAAACCTTCGTCAATACGGCTGTAATTTGGGAAAAAGATGCGGAAGGAATTTATCAGCTCAAGGATTTGGGCACTTTTGGTTATGAACAAGCCACATTCAGAGATATCAACGAAGTCGGTCAAATAATTGGATCAACTAGCAGTGGTTCCGGAACTACTGCAACAAGTACGCCATTTGTGTTGAGAAACGACGAGTTTACTGCTCTTGGTAGCCTTGGTGGTAAGACGGGTTCAGTCAATGGAATTAACGATTTTGGGCAAGTTGTCGGAGCGTCTCAAATCGCTTCCGGCACAAATCATGCTTATGTTTGGAATAACGGTGTCATCAGTGATTTGAATAACTTAATCACTACACCGTTGACCTACAACGGCGCAACTGTAACCTTAAACAGTGCTGTCAGCATTAATAACTTTGGCGTGATTGTAGCGACGGGAACCTATACCTATAAAGACGCTGCAGGTCAAAATCAAACCGGAACACGTTCTTATGTGTTGAAAGCAACTGTGTAGAGTCAAATGAAGGCTCAAGTATGAAATCTGAAGTCTGAAGGCAGAATACTCAAATACCCGACTTGTTAAAAGGTCGGGTATCTATCACCTGAGCAATTTAATTAAGTTGACTTACTCGTAGATGCGGGTCAATCTGCAGTCCGAGCCGGAGAACCTACCCAAGAGGAGCCAGCCGGTAGAGATTCGCCTTTCATCAACATAGACAGATTGCCCAAGGAGGAATCGGGTTCCATGACAGTATCATAAAGAACAATAGCTGCACTGCCTACTGAACAGCGATTGCCAATCTTTACAGTTGATATCTTCATTACCCGGTCTTCAAACAGGTGGGTTTGCAAGCCACAATTACTATTCAACGCGACATCATCGCCAACATCGATTGTGTCAAATTCTGTCATATCCGTAGTATCTGTGTAAACCCGTTTACCAATCTTGCAGCCCATCAAGCGGAGATACGAATTAATAAAGGGTGTACCCCGCAAGATATCCACCAGGAATGAGACTGCAAGGGTCTCATGTAGACAAGTGATTAATTCTGATTGAAATACAAAGCGAGACCATAAGGGGTGCTCTGTGGGTTGATATCGCCCAACGATTAGCCATTTGCAGACGACAGTAATCAGCACGGCTACTAGTCCAAAACCAAGATACAAAAACGGCAAAAATAGCAGCAATGCCCATTCATCATAATAGACATCCAGTGATAGCATTTCGTCGATCAGCAGCGAACTCAAAATGAGGGTACACGTCAGTGGTAACAGGACGCGAACAGCCTCAAAACCCATACGTTGTAGCACTAAGCCCAAAGATGGCTTGTAAGTCGATTCCACCGAAAACCCCTGGACGATTTGTCGCTGTGGAAGGAGAATTCCGGGAGAACCGAACCAAGCGGTGTCTCTTTGAGCAGCTTGGGTGGTATCAAATGGAGGAGTTGACATGCAACCGATCAAGGTTTCATCACCGATGGTGACACCCGCAGGTAGTAAAGCACTGTTACCAATAAAAGACCGCTCGCCAACACGGGTTGGAAGCAAATACATCCGTCCCCGCTCAACTCTCGGCACACCCATCACCACGCCGTCAGCAATAAAGCTTTCGCTGCCAATTGTCACCAAATCGGGGATCAGGGAAGATGGGGTAGCGATTTCTGCCCGCCATCCTAGCTTGGCTCCCAACAGGCGATACCAAGGTAGCAGATATAACGTCGCATAAAGGGGGCGAATAATATTGAGACTTAATTCCATGAGCTTATCTACGTACCACAAACGCAAATAGCGATGACTGTCTAACCGACAAGAACCGGGTTTGACACGCCCAACAATTAACCACTTAAGTATGACAATTTGTAATGTCATGAAAATTACAAAAGACAAGGCAATCAGTGGTGAAAACAGCAGCCAATGTGCTTCATCACTATTGGAGTACATTTGCTCTACTCCAGGAATGATTGGCACTAGTTCCAGGACTGGCAAAGTCATCAGTAGAATGGCTTGCAAAGTACCAAAATAAATTCGTCGCAGCCGTGGGCTGTGGGGAATATTTTGTTGCTCGCTAGTTCCTACTTTGGCAGCAGGAGAACCAGCCCAAACTTCCCCAGCGATAATTCGTTGCTGCGGTGGCAGCATAGATAAGTCTTCCAGGCTGGTATCGGCTTCCATGACAGTGTTTTCACTCAGGACAGCACTAGCGCCGACAAAACAGCGATCGCCAATATCAATACAACCGATTTTCAGCCAACCCTGCTCTACTGTGGCGTTGGCTAACTTGGCTGCATAGCCGATGCTGCTGTCTGCACCGATGCTAACTAGATCCGGAATATTGATATCGACAGCGCTCAAATAAACATTGGTGCCAATCTTAGCTCCCAGTAGGCGGTAGTAGAAATTGAGTAGAGGTGTACCGCTCAAGAAGTGTATTGGTGTAATGTAGAGCAAATTTTTGACAAACCACCAACGCAGGTAAAAATTACCCCACAGCCGATATTGTCCCGGCTTGACTCGCCCCAGCACCAGCCACTTGGCCACAACCGAGAAACCCAGCATTATGGGAATAATCGCTGCCAAAGTAGCGATCGCTAAAATAAAAGACTCAAAATTGCTAGCCTGACGCTCCTGCATCCAAGTGTAGGTGAGGTAAGGTAGCAACCACTGTAAAGCAAAGCAGAAAAGAAGCACTATCAATGCCAACGCCTGAATTGTGGCGCTTGTCAAGTACCGCCTGCGACTAACACGATAGGAAGGAAGTGTTGCAGTTGACGCCTTGGGTGAAGCTGTCTGTTGCGTTAGTCGCGCTGCTAATCGAGCAATGGTGGGACACTGGTAGACATCCAGCATGGAGATGTGAGCAAATTCAGGTTGCTCTCGCATCTGAGATACTAAGCTAGCAGCCAATAAAGAATGCCCGCCTAAATCTAGAAAGAAATTACTATCGAGAGAAATCTGGACTTGAGGAAACAGTTTCTGCCATATATTGGCTATCTTCTGTTCTGTAACATTATCTGAAAGCACAACAGGTTCGACAACACCAGCGGCTTGCATCTGGCTTGGTTGTGGTAGTTGCTTGCGATTTACCTTACCACTAGGCAATGTCGGCAACTCGTCTAAGACTTCTAAGCAGGCGGGAACCATGTAGTGTGGTAGGCGGGAGCGCAAAATAGTCTGAGTTGCTGCGCGATCAAATAAGTCAGGATGCTGAAGGACAACATAGCCCACGAGCTGCTGAATTCCCGGCACAGGTTCAAACAACGATACTACAGCACTCTGAATTCCTGAGCATTCCATGAGTACTGACTCAATCTCTGACAGTTCTACCCGAAATCCGCGTAGTTTCACCTGCTCATCTACCCTACCCATAAACTGAATGTCACCATCCACCGTCCAACAACCAAGATCACCTGTGGCGTAAAGACGTGCGGTGGCTTCGCTACCATCTGTAAATGGATTAGGCACAAACTTTGTTTGCGTGAGTTCGCGTCGGTTCACATAGCCCCGTGCCAAACTAATACCACCGATGTAAATCTCACCTGTGGTACCTATGGGAACTTGCTGTCTGTCCTCATCGAGAATGTATACTTCGTAGTTGGGCAGAGGTTTGCCGATAGTGATTGGCTTGTCAGGACGGCATTCTGCCCAAGTGCTGACTACTGAAGCTTCAGTCGGCCCATAGGTATTGAGAATTCGGCGATCGGGTTTACTCCAGCGAGAGACTAATTCCACAGGACACTGCTCCCCACCCAAAATCAGCAAGCGGATTGTGGGAATATCTTCGTCCATCATCGACAGTAGTGTGGGTACGCATGAGAGCACTGTGACTCTATAATCAGTTAACAGCTTCGGTAAAGCCGGGCCAGAGCGCACCATTTGTGCAGTCCCGATTACCAAAGTTGCACCAGCTGCAAAAGTAATCCACACCTCTTCCACTGAAGCATCAAAAGCAATGGAAAATCCTTGATAAACTCGATCTGCAGCGGTGACACCATAGATTGTGCTGGCTGATTTGACAAAGTTGCAGGCACTACGATGTTCAATCTCCACACCTTTTGGTTTACCTGTAGAGCCAGATGTGTAGATGATGTAGCACAAATCCCTGTCACTGACACCAGTTTGGTCTGATTGTAGGCGATCGCCAGATTGCTTGACAATTTCCCACCAATTTTGGTCTATGCACAAAATGTTGCAGCTTAAAGATGAATATTTGTCCGAGAAAAGTGTTGTCGTTACAAGTGCTTGAGCGCCTGCGTCCTCCAAAATATAATGGATGCGTTCAGATGGATATTCAGGATCTAAAGGTATATACGTAGCTCCTGCTTTCAAGATTGCCAGCACACACAGAGGAACGTTTAAAGAGCGTTCCAATAGCATTCCCACCCGTGAGCCTTGGACAACCCCCTGAGAACGTAAAAACAAAGCCAATTGGTTTGATTGGTGTTCCAGTTCTCTATAGGTGAGACTTTGTTCTGCACAGATCAGCGCTATGTTCTCTGGAAACATCTCGGCCTGTGCTTCAAAGAAGTGATGAAGACACTCGCGCTTGGTCAAGTAATGGTTATGCGATGCACTAGCAATACCAAGACATTTATTCATAATTTAGAAGACTTGAGCGTTCAGCAGAGAAAAAATAAAACTTAGCATAGGCTAACAGTTTTTAGTTAGCTTGATTGTTATTTTTTTATTAATCATCTGTCACGCATTTAATTTGCATAATTAAACCAGGCAATATCCCAAGCCCGCAACAGTGAAGCAACCAAAATACATCACAAAATTATACTAATTTGAACAAAGAATGCGACAAATAGATTGTAGGGGCAAACGGTTG is a genomic window of Fortiea contorta PCC 7126 containing:
- a CDS encoding calcium-binding protein — its product is MNVFAGEGNNLINTGSGSDVIYAGSGRNYIYAGDGNNSIFTGTGVNNILTGKGNDLIYVGGSNNTIYSGAGNDTLYATGGNNLINAGIGDDTVFIGGGKNRIILEAGEGAATIFGFDVKSDKLRLGESLHCWVYR
- a CDS encoding Pls/PosA family non-ribosomal peptide synthetase; amino-acid sequence: MNKCLGIASASHNHYLTKRECLHHFFEAQAEMFPENIALICAEQSLTYRELEHQSNQLALFLRSQGVVQGSRVGMLLERSLNVPLCVLAILKAGATYIPLDPEYPSERIHYILEDAGAQALVTTTLFSDKYSSLSCNILCIDQNWWEIVKQSGDRLQSDQTGVSDRDLCYIIYTSGSTGKPKGVEIEHRSACNFVKSASTIYGVTAADRVYQGFSIAFDASVEEVWITFAAGATLVIGTAQMVRSGPALPKLLTDYRVTVLSCVPTLLSMMDEDIPTIRLLILGGEQCPVELVSRWSKPDRRILNTYGPTEASVVSTWAECRPDKPITIGKPLPNYEVYILDEDRQQVPIGTTGEIYIGGISLARGYVNRRELTQTKFVPNPFTDGSEATARLYATGDLGCWTVDGDIQFMGRVDEQVKLRGFRVELSEIESVLMECSGIQSAVVSLFEPVPGIQQLVGYVVLQHPDLFDRAATQTILRSRLPHYMVPACLEVLDELPTLPSGKVNRKQLPQPSQMQAAGVVEPVVLSDNVTEQKIANIWQKLFPQVQISLDSNFFLDLGGHSLLAASLVSQMREQPEFAHISMLDVYQCPTIARLAARLTQQTASPKASTATLPSYRVSRRRYLTSATIQALALIVLLFCFALQWLLPYLTYTWMQERQASNFESFILAIATLAAIIPIMLGFSVVAKWLVLGRVKPGQYRLWGNFYLRWWFVKNLLYITPIHFLSGTPLLNFYYRLLGAKIGTNVYLSAVDINIPDLVSIGADSSIGYAAKLANATVEQGWLKIGCIDIGDRCFVGASAVLSENTVMEADTSLEDLSMLPPQQRIIAGEVWAGSPAAKVGTSEQQNIPHSPRLRRIYFGTLQAILLMTLPVLELVPIIPGVEQMYSNSDEAHWLLFSPLIALSFVIFMTLQIVILKWLIVGRVKPGSCRLDSHRYLRLWYVDKLMELSLNIIRPLYATLYLLPWYRLLGAKLGWRAEIATPSSLIPDLVTIGSESFIADGVVMGVPRVERGRMYLLPTRVGERSFIGNSALLPAGVTIGDETLIGCMSTPPFDTTQAAQRDTAWFGSPGILLPQRQIVQGFSVESTYKPSLGLVLQRMGFEAVRVLLPLTCTLILSSLLIDEMLSLDVYYDEWALLLFLPFLYLGFGLVAVLITVVCKWLIVGRYQPTEHPLWSRFVFQSELITCLHETLAVSFLVDILRGTPFINSYLRLMGCKIGKRVYTDTTDMTEFDTIDVGDDVALNSNCGLQTHLFEDRVMKISTVKIGNRCSVGSAAIVLYDTVMEPDSSLGNLSMLMKGESLPAGSSWVGSPARTAD